A stretch of the Vulcanisaeta souniana JCM 11219 genome encodes the following:
- a CDS encoding radical SAM protein has product MERVVILDGYTDEPAGLGVPPYLDVYSRYVAGAVWSVDKSIDVRYFTIDQVRGDWAGFVKIANEARVLIVIAGIVTPGKYLGGEPIRLEETERIANIITGPIKILGGPVARFGYGSAGGTIAIPRSRFQRYYDLVVTGDVDLVTYELLRNNYQSSKVSPALTHIDYGLINKFAVLGARIVTQHPNYGGNLIIELETYKSCPRYISGGCSFCATVRYGPVKYRDAKAIVEEVKALYSLGVRHFRLGRQADFYTYMAHDTGKLDFPRPNPEAIESLLVGIRNAAPELETLHIDNVNPGTIVRWPMESLRVTKILMKYHTPGDVAAMGIETADPRVVKLNNLKVMPDETYFAVKTISELGRVRGWNGMPELLPGINFVIGLPGETRETFRLNIEFLKKLLDNDVWVRRVNIRQVLVLPPTPLWSQADDIKQLLREHRRYFLAFKYWVRRYFDHEMLRRVVPRGAVLRRVFTEVHYGNGTYARQVGSYPLLIYIPTKIELGRWIDIVVSEHGFRSVIGVPYPVNVNKAPKRLLKYVPSMSRDVLNRIIAARPIRSYEQLKSIIGGNQELIKYLAL; this is encoded by the coding sequence ATGGAGCGGGTAGTAATACTTGACGGCTATACAGATGAGCCGGCGGGGCTGGGTGTACCACCTTACTTAGACGTTTATTCACGTTATGTCGCTGGCGCCGTGTGGAGCGTGGACAAGTCCATTGATGTTAGGTACTTCACGATAGACCAAGTCAGGGGTGATTGGGCAGGCTTTGTTAAGATTGCCAATGAGGCCAGGGTACTCATTGTCATAGCCGGCATCGTAACACCGGGTAAGTACCTCGGTGGTGAACCCATAAGGCTTGAGGAGACTGAAAGAATCGCCAACATAATTACTGGGCCCATAAAAATCCTCGGAGGCCCAGTGGCCAGGTTTGGCTATGGTTCAGCAGGTGGTACAATAGCAATACCAAGGAGTAGGTTTCAGAGGTACTATGATCTGGTGGTCACGGGCGACGTGGACCTGGTCACCTACGAGTTACTGAGGAATAATTATCAATCATCAAAGGTCTCACCTGCACTTACGCATATTGACTATGGATTAATTAATAAATTCGCCGTGCTTGGCGCCCGCATAGTCACTCAACATCCTAATTATGGCGGAAACCTAATCATCGAGCTTGAGACATATAAGTCCTGCCCAAGGTACATCAGTGGTGGGTGTTCCTTCTGCGCCACCGTTAGGTATGGCCCAGTTAAGTATAGGGATGCTAAGGCGATTGTTGAGGAGGTTAAGGCATTGTACAGCCTTGGCGTTAGGCACTTCAGGCTTGGTAGACAGGCCGACTTCTACACCTACATGGCCCATGACACCGGCAAACTGGACTTCCCAAGACCTAATCCGGAGGCCATTGAGAGCCTACTCGTCGGCATTAGAAATGCGGCGCCAGAGTTAGAAACCCTACACATCGATAATGTTAACCCGGGCACCATAGTTCGTTGGCCCATGGAGAGTCTGAGAGTTACGAAAATACTGATGAAGTACCACACGCCGGGTGATGTTGCGGCAATGGGTATCGAGACTGCTGACCCGAGGGTTGTTAAGTTGAATAACCTCAAGGTGATGCCTGACGAGACCTACTTCGCGGTTAAGACGATAAGTGAATTGGGGAGGGTTAGGGGTTGGAACGGCATGCCCGAGTTATTGCCCGGTATAAACTTCGTCATTGGTTTGCCTGGTGAGACCAGGGAGACCTTCAGGTTGAATATTGAGTTCCTTAAGAAATTGCTGGATAACGATGTTTGGGTTAGGAGGGTCAACATCAGGCAGGTCCTCGTACTACCACCAACACCACTATGGAGCCAGGCCGACGACATTAAGCAACTGCTGAGGGAGCATAGGAGGTACTTCCTAGCCTTTAAGTATTGGGTTAGGAGGTACTTCGACCATGAGATGCTTAGGAGGGTTGTGCCGAGGGGTGCGGTATTGAGGAGGGTGTTTACGGAAGTTCATTATGGGAATGGGACGTATGCAAGGCAGGTTGGTTCATACCCACTATTGATCTACATACCCACCAAGATAGAGCTTGGGAGGTGGATCGACATTGTGGTGTCGGAGCATGGCTTTAGGTCCGTGATTGGTGTGCCATACCCAGTTAACGTCAATAAGGCGCCAAAGCGATTACTCAAGTACGTACCGAGCATGAGCAGAGACGTACTAAATAGGATAATTGCGGCAAGACCAATAAGAAGTTATGAGCAATTGAAGAGCATAATAGGTGGTAATCAGGAATTGATTAAGTACCTGGCATTATAA
- a CDS encoding PD-(D/E)XK nuclease family protein, which translates to MSGPVIRFGRNYITVSEIAQQLYCEYKLHLSIIEGKIQTPAMEMGIIIHDEVFKGSRVSVEGLVNAVRNNELVIATLPLMVNINEITVIGIPDAVLFMKGVAKAVIELKTSNRWLDRLFDSEYVQAQLYAYLVNKLGLGVDPLVMVIKTKRDSSATEKLRKNIYSAAIKYLVSTMEVPAKVKFRDFVIYINGFDRSIEAHLKWALDYWLMHREPGASPTIGKCATCEFNDRCPFRVYTPSNADVRDRT; encoded by the coding sequence GTGAGTGGCCCTGTAATTAGGTTTGGTAGGAATTACATAACTGTTTCCGAAATAGCCCAACAACTATATTGTGAGTATAAGCTACACCTATCGATTATTGAGGGTAAAATTCAAACCCCAGCCATGGAAATGGGGATAATAATTCACGATGAGGTTTTTAAGGGAAGTAGGGTTAGCGTGGAGGGGCTGGTGAATGCGGTTAGGAACAACGAGCTCGTAATAGCAACATTGCCATTAATGGTCAATATTAATGAAATCACCGTAATAGGTATACCAGACGCCGTGTTGTTCATGAAGGGAGTTGCCAAGGCTGTTATTGAGTTAAAGACAAGTAATAGATGGCTGGATAGACTATTTGATAGTGAGTACGTGCAGGCGCAATTATACGCGTACCTAGTAAATAAGCTGGGTTTAGGTGTGGATCCCCTGGTCATGGTAATAAAGACAAAACGCGATTCTAGTGCCACAGAGAAGTTGCGCAAAAACATATACTCCGCAGCAATTAAGTATTTAGTGAGCACCATGGAGGTTCCTGCCAAGGTTAAGTTTAGGGATTTCGTGATCTATATTAATGGGTTTGATAGGTCAATAGAGGCCCATCTTAAATGGGCCTTGGATTACTGGCTAATGCATAGAGAGCCAGGGGCATCGCCGACAATTGGTAAATGCGCTACGTGTGAATTTAACGATAGATGCCCATTCAGGGTTTACACGCCTAGTAATGCGGATGTACGGGATAGGACCTAG
- a CDS encoding molybdopterin molybdotransferase MoeA: MGFKETMTVDQVLNEVIKYIRHVPRIIEMAITEALNKYLAEDVTARFDVPGFNRSAVDGYAVRSVDTFGASPTNPITLRVIGFMAVGDDPSKYVLNPGEAVEISTGAPLPINADAVVMYEDSRRSGNLVEVLRPAPPMGNVSRRGEDVRANETMLRRGMKLLPWDLGVLASMGIYKVRVFSPRIAIISTGNELIEVVDAPINGPPPGKVINSSRFVIDGLLRSLGCEPMYLGIVGDDEDGIARIVGNALGDHDAVITTGGVSVGKVDYTIKAVMRLNPEYISHGLSIRPGKPNSIAVVNGKPVFMLSGFPVAAATGFDVLVRPVLLHMMNATDDPKPTVRGILTRRVSTPVNTRSFVRVMAYMGKDGKVYVEPLALTGSGVLSTLVRGNGILVIPENREGFDEGDEVEVILNRPLFIEKPQ, translated from the coding sequence ATGGGCTTTAAGGAGACAATGACTGTGGACCAGGTCCTTAATGAAGTGATTAAGTACATTAGGCACGTGCCTAGGATTATTGAGATGGCAATAACCGAGGCGCTTAATAAGTACTTAGCTGAGGATGTAACGGCTAGGTTTGATGTACCTGGATTTAATAGATCAGCGGTTGATGGTTATGCGGTCAGGAGCGTGGACACCTTTGGGGCGTCACCAACCAATCCAATAACACTAAGGGTAATTGGATTCATGGCGGTTGGCGATGACCCAAGCAAGTATGTCCTGAATCCCGGTGAAGCCGTTGAAATTAGCACGGGTGCCCCATTGCCAATTAATGCTGATGCAGTAGTGATGTATGAGGATTCACGTAGATCAGGGAACCTAGTTGAGGTATTAAGACCTGCGCCGCCAATGGGTAATGTATCAAGGAGGGGGGAGGACGTCAGGGCTAATGAAACAATGCTTAGGAGGGGTATGAAATTGCTCCCCTGGGACCTAGGGGTGTTGGCGTCAATGGGCATTTATAAAGTTAGGGTATTTTCACCGAGGATCGCGATAATAAGCACTGGTAATGAGTTAATCGAGGTAGTTGATGCACCAATAAATGGGCCACCGCCTGGTAAGGTAATTAATAGCTCTAGGTTCGTAATAGATGGATTGCTCAGATCCCTTGGTTGCGAACCAATGTATCTGGGTATTGTGGGTGATGATGAGGATGGGATCGCTAGGATCGTGGGTAATGCCCTTGGGGATCACGATGCCGTGATAACTACGGGGGGTGTGTCGGTAGGTAAGGTTGACTATACAATAAAGGCAGTGATGAGATTAAACCCTGAGTACATAAGCCACGGCCTTTCAATTAGGCCCGGAAAACCAAATAGTATCGCGGTGGTTAATGGTAAGCCAGTATTCATGCTCAGCGGATTCCCTGTTGCCGCCGCAACTGGGTTTGATGTTCTCGTGAGACCAGTGCTGCTCCATATGATGAACGCTACTGATGATCCTAAACCCACCGTTAGGGGCATTCTTACAAGGAGAGTGTCAACGCCTGTAAATACCAGGTCCTTTGTGAGAGTTATGGCTTACATGGGTAAAGACGGCAAGGTATACGTAGAACCACTGGCATTGACGGGAAGCGGGGTGTTAAGCACGTTAGTTAGGGGTAACGGTATCCTCGTAATCCCTGAAAATAGGGAAGGGTTTGATGAGGGTGATGAGGTGGAGGTCATTCTGAACAGGCCATTGTTTATTGAAAAACCACAATAA
- a CDS encoding DNA double-strand break repair nuclease NurA yields the protein MADIFYDIYYKRLTELGNDRGLGRAGTMHNALSKFIEASDIKDLWKPLPTPSRHSETKATAVDGGVRELELRDGSAIIIARAIAVNNTGEQPIKDVVVNWVPVFTPAIKWVLLSYVEGEVALRAIERGKYDFLLLDGSLYAKITALIHELILTKGFLDLYYIPEVIRALENLYNVLDRARELGVNVIFMSKDSKLKIYKDYILFKALKEIILSDVPFVNINKELLDILNRGIDWYSVVWIRNYRNKLIALAKNYNGSHRDLIRVGIRMALSQSISDMMLLEELIRMQGVRVGITRKLLIGAMDAYLNHKSLIQIDNLLKFIRDRIEDSAGLRTVDDYGNLNIDEELGIVRRALTEFPRILMMYVKFHDNDAPMAVEIPYYDWPLFNHSVPWKLFYDKIDISEHLALLMDMYRDPIHYNKLLWLAHEYANFGEDQFLEYTMAAVNKLRIQTKRRFGMAFNIDLSPQSEDAQE from the coding sequence GTGGCTGATATATTTTATGACATTTACTACAAAAGACTTACGGAGTTGGGTAATGACCGTGGATTAGGAAGGGCAGGTACCATGCATAACGCTTTGAGTAAATTCATTGAAGCCAGCGACATTAAGGATCTATGGAAACCATTACCAACACCTAGTAGGCACAGTGAGACTAAGGCCACAGCCGTTGATGGCGGAGTTAGGGAACTTGAGCTTAGGGATGGTAGCGCCATCATAATTGCTAGGGCGATAGCCGTCAATAACACCGGTGAGCAACCCATAAAGGATGTCGTTGTTAATTGGGTTCCAGTATTCACACCAGCCATCAAGTGGGTGCTATTGTCATACGTGGAGGGCGAAGTCGCCTTGAGAGCCATTGAGAGGGGTAAATACGACTTTTTACTACTGGATGGCAGTTTATACGCAAAGATTACGGCATTGATCCACGAACTCATCCTAACAAAGGGATTCCTAGACCTTTACTATATACCTGAGGTTATTAGGGCCTTGGAGAACCTATATAACGTTCTTGATAGGGCTAGGGAACTCGGCGTTAATGTTATTTTTATGTCTAAAGATTCTAAATTGAAGATTTATAAGGATTACATATTATTTAAGGCCCTAAAGGAAATAATACTTAGCGACGTGCCCTTTGTTAATATTAACAAGGAACTCCTTGATATACTTAATAGAGGTATTGATTGGTATAGCGTTGTATGGATTAGAAACTATAGAAACAAGTTAATAGCATTGGCTAAGAATTACAACGGTTCCCACAGGGATTTAATAAGGGTGGGTATTAGAATGGCGTTAAGCCAATCAATATCTGACATGATGCTTCTTGAGGAGTTAATTAGGATGCAGGGTGTTAGGGTTGGGATAACTAGGAAGTTATTAATAGGTGCAATGGACGCCTACCTAAATCACAAATCACTGATTCAAATAGACAATTTGCTTAAGTTCATTAGGGATAGGATAGAGGATAGCGCTGGATTAAGGACTGTCGATGATTACGGAAACCTAAACATTGATGAGGAACTCGGTATCGTTAGGCGCGCATTAACGGAGTTCCCAAGGATATTAATGATGTATGTTAAGTTTCATGATAATGATGCCCCAATGGCCGTTGAAATACCTTACTACGACTGGCCATTATTTAATCATAGTGTTCCCTGGAAATTATTTTATGATAAGATCGATATTAGTGAGCACCTAGCCCTGCTTATGGATATGTATAGGGATCCCATACATTACAACAAGTTATTATGGCTTGCTCATGAGTATGCTAATTTCGGCGAGGATCAATTTCTAGAATATACCATGGCGGCTGTGAATAAGTTAAGGATCCAAACAAAGAGGAGGTTTGGTATGGCGTTTAACATTGACTTGAGTCCTCAATCGGAGGATGCCCAGGAATAA
- a CDS encoding RidA family protein, giving the protein MPRTTVFTDKAPKPIGPYSQAVRVGNTLFVSGQIPIDPFTGQLIKGGIREQTERILENIKAILETAGYSLVDVAWVFVALKDLSRFSEFNEVYSRYFKENPPARITVEVSNLPSGALIEISLIAVKGD; this is encoded by the coding sequence ATGCCGAGGACAACAGTGTTCACAGACAAAGCCCCCAAACCAATAGGTCCTTACTCGCAGGCAGTGCGTGTTGGTAATACCCTCTTCGTTAGTGGACAGATACCCATCGACCCATTCACGGGGCAATTAATTAAAGGCGGTATTAGGGAACAGACCGAGAGAATTCTCGAGAATATCAAAGCCATACTTGAGACTGCGGGTTATTCCCTGGTTGACGTGGCTTGGGTATTCGTGGCACTCAAGGACTTAAGTAGGTTCTCAGAGTTCAATGAGGTTTATTCAAGGTATTTCAAGGAGAACCCACCGGCGCGTATTACTGTTGAGGTGAGTAACTTACCTAGCGGCGCATTGATAGAGATATCCCTCATAGCAGTTAAGGGTGATTGA
- a CDS encoding AIR synthase family protein: MVKLSNDVLRRIVFTNLGVEDHDVIIGPRVGEDAAIVRIGNGYMAIHTDPITGAVEGIGWLAINIVANDIAVRGIKPRWFLLTLLLPHGINEGDIEKIMIDVNRALAELNGSLIGGHTEITPGIDRVIASTTAIGVGEHYVTTSGAKPGDLVLVTKYIALEGTAVLATDFENELVRRGVPREVINRAKGFVKEVSVVREALEIADLASAMHDPTEGGLLQGLLEIAEASDVKLRIDIDKVPILPETRQIFSALNMDPLASLSSGALVATIPRERIHTAGVKLSKLGINYSIIGEVVEGKPSIEVVKDDRIVNEVNGFIEDDVMGLWHRKYGG; the protein is encoded by the coding sequence ATGGTTAAGTTGAGTAATGATGTTTTGAGGAGGATTGTTTTTACGAACCTGGGTGTTGAGGATCATGATGTGATCATTGGCCCTAGGGTGGGTGAGGACGCGGCCATAGTTAGGATCGGCAATGGGTATATGGCGATACACACGGATCCAATAACAGGTGCAGTTGAAGGTATTGGTTGGCTAGCGATAAACATTGTGGCGAATGACATTGCGGTCAGAGGTATTAAGCCAAGGTGGTTCTTACTGACGCTATTACTACCCCATGGCATTAATGAGGGTGATATTGAGAAAATAATGATTGATGTCAATAGGGCTTTGGCGGAATTGAATGGTTCATTAATTGGTGGGCACACGGAAATAACGCCAGGTATTGATAGAGTCATTGCATCAACAACCGCCATAGGCGTTGGTGAGCACTACGTAACTACCTCAGGGGCTAAACCCGGTGATTTAGTGCTTGTGACTAAGTACATAGCCCTGGAGGGCACTGCGGTCTTAGCCACCGACTTTGAGAATGAGTTAGTGAGGAGGGGCGTGCCTAGGGAAGTTATTAACAGGGCGAAGGGATTTGTTAAAGAGGTAAGTGTTGTTAGGGAGGCCCTTGAGATTGCCGACCTTGCCAGTGCAATGCATGATCCGACAGAGGGAGGCCTGCTCCAAGGCTTGCTTGAGATCGCGGAGGCCAGTGATGTTAAGCTAAGAATCGATATTGATAAGGTACCCATACTCCCTGAGACACGGCAAATATTTAGTGCATTAAACATGGATCCACTTGCATCACTCAGCTCAGGCGCTCTGGTGGCTACAATACCAAGGGAACGCATACACACAGCTGGCGTTAAACTGAGCAAACTGGGCATTAATTATTCAATAATTGGTGAAGTGGTGGAGGGTAAGCCCAGTATTGAGGTTGTTAAGGATGACAGAATAGTTAATGAGGTCAATGGGTTCATTGAGGACGATGTGATGGGACTATGGCACAGAAAATACGGTGGGTAA
- a CDS encoding thioredoxin family protein — MSTPNIEIFIHPTCSTCHTLTRLLKQWGYLDKVKVIDTSKDPYTAMERGVRSVPSVFINGELVFAGIVDFKKLKALLDGEYLSQRFEGDLRELEERFFRGILDSVATALWLYVNEDCDAFLRDKEFVMAITNLSVYSDREELYNELRKYLSNANTCKEAIRNREDKFLAVITRNFAREIYWLHNRFLNWNEVSKLYSREVIAHWMIIRSALGRVGLRAYPISNERFSEKVEKVRIYMSHAFEESMRQVIDEQTNIFSDLEYVEVIDNVMKNIKK, encoded by the coding sequence GTGAGTACGCCTAATATCGAGATTTTCATACACCCCACCTGTAGCACATGCCACACACTAACCAGACTACTCAAGCAGTGGGGTTACTTGGATAAGGTTAAGGTGATAGACACGTCGAAGGATCCCTACACTGCCATGGAAAGAGGCGTTAGGTCAGTACCGAGCGTGTTCATTAACGGTGAGTTAGTGTTTGCAGGAATCGTTGATTTCAAGAAACTCAAGGCATTACTTGACGGCGAGTACTTAAGTCAGAGGTTTGAGGGTGATTTAAGGGAGCTTGAGGAGAGATTCTTCAGGGGTATCCTCGATAGCGTAGCAACGGCGTTATGGCTATACGTTAATGAGGACTGCGATGCCTTTCTCAGGGATAAGGAATTCGTAATGGCAATAACGAACCTATCGGTGTATAGTGATCGTGAGGAGCTATACAATGAGCTACGTAAGTACCTAAGCAATGCTAATACGTGCAAAGAAGCCATAAGGAACAGGGAGGACAAGTTCCTGGCCGTGATCACCAGGAACTTCGCAAGGGAGATTTACTGGCTGCATAACAGGTTCCTTAATTGGAACGAGGTTTCCAAATTATACAGTAGGGAAGTTATTGCCCACTGGATGATCATACGTAGTGCACTCGGTAGGGTTGGTCTTAGGGCATACCCGATTAGTAATGAGAGGTTCAGTGAAAAGGTTGAGAAGGTCCGCATATACATGAGCCACGCTTTTGAGGAATCCATGAGGCAGGTCATTGATGAACAGACGAATATATTCAGTGATCTAGAATATGTTGAGGTCATTGATAATGTAATGAAAAACATAAAGAAATAG
- the ilvA gene encoding threonine ammonia-lyase → MVTPREVYERALEALRIIKDAQSKGLVHRTPLIRSETLSNVAGANVWLKLESLQKTGSFKVRGAYFAINNIVKRLGVGHVITASAGNHAQGVAYSASLVGIKATVVMPQYTPWIKIARTKRYGADVILHGESYSEAEEYATKLAKELGAYYVHAYNDIDVVAGQGTIGFEILEDLSNVDYVIVPIGGGGLISGIASVIKTVNPKVRVIGVQSEGAPGAYLSLRNGRIISVERVDTIADGIAVKRIGDLTFKLMSELLDDITLVNDLEIAKAILTIAESTKVIAEGAGAASVAALISNKVKVSGNAVVVVSGGNIDMSMLFRVISKALALEGRIVKISGLLPDRPGMLGKVTTTLGELGVNVLDVFHERFDPTITPGYAEVSFIVELPPEEDAANKVISRLRELGFTFNIEKP, encoded by the coding sequence GTGGTAACCCCACGTGAGGTATACGAAAGAGCCCTTGAGGCATTGAGGATTATTAAGGATGCGCAATCAAAGGGCCTTGTACATAGGACACCATTGATCAGGTCAGAGACCCTGAGTAATGTGGCCGGCGCAAATGTTTGGTTGAAACTTGAGTCTCTTCAGAAAACAGGCTCCTTCAAAGTTAGGGGCGCTTATTTCGCAATAAATAATATCGTTAAGAGGCTTGGTGTTGGCCACGTTATCACGGCATCGGCTGGTAATCACGCCCAAGGAGTAGCTTACTCGGCAAGCCTCGTTGGTATAAAGGCAACCGTAGTCATGCCCCAATACACCCCCTGGATCAAGATAGCCAGAACCAAGAGGTATGGGGCGGACGTAATACTCCATGGGGAGTCCTATAGTGAGGCCGAGGAATACGCAACAAAACTAGCCAAGGAATTAGGCGCATACTACGTACATGCCTACAATGACATAGACGTAGTTGCGGGCCAGGGTACTATCGGGTTTGAGATCCTCGAGGACCTAAGTAATGTTGATTATGTAATAGTGCCTATTGGTGGTGGGGGCTTAATTTCCGGTATTGCCTCGGTAATTAAGACCGTAAATCCGAAGGTTAGGGTGATCGGTGTCCAAAGTGAGGGCGCACCAGGAGCCTACCTAAGTCTCAGGAACGGTAGGATTATCTCCGTAGAGAGGGTTGATACGATAGCGGATGGTATTGCTGTCAAGAGGATCGGCGACCTAACCTTTAAGCTAATGAGTGAGTTACTCGATGATATCACGCTAGTCAATGACCTAGAGATCGCTAAGGCGATCCTGACAATCGCGGAAAGCACTAAGGTAATTGCTGAGGGCGCAGGTGCGGCTAGCGTGGCTGCGTTAATTAGTAATAAGGTCAAGGTCAGTGGCAATGCGGTGGTTGTCGTGAGCGGAGGTAATATAGACATGAGTATGTTGTTTAGGGTCATTAGTAAGGCATTGGCTCTCGAGGGCAGGATCGTGAAGATAAGTGGTTTATTACCGGATAGGCCGGGCATGCTTGGTAAAGTCACTACAACCCTGGGTGAACTAGGGGTTAATGTGCTTGATGTTTTTCATGAGAGGTTTGATCCAACAATAACGCCGGGTTACGCCGAGGTATCATTCATCGTGGAACTACCACCCGAGGAGGATGCCGCGAACAAGGTCATTAGTAGGCTTAGGGAACTCGGCTTTACCTTTAATATTGAAAAGCCGTAA
- a CDS encoding LUD domain-containing protein: MEVLAPPNWDVAINRAKLANVSVFEILKKHPYLLDLAKELRKAKEEVIKNFDYYIDLTRKSVEKIGGRFYLAETPDEAKEIVGKIVGNSKVIVMSKNNVATETGLRPYLEKLGNEVWETDLGEFLVQVANEEPSHILAPALHMTKERIAEVMKEKLGIEVPPDPVAVAQRAREFLRDKFLRANVGITGANAIAADTGAVLLVENEGNIRMTSVLPPVHIVYDGIEKIVPTLYYAMVETLVQSAYAGLYPPTYVNLTAGPSSTADVEMFRVSPAQGPKEFYMILLDNGRMKAAKDPVLWEILLCVRCGRCSMHCPTYWAIGPRFGKPPYTGPMGIPWTAVTRGVTEAGPAAMLCAHSGNCKDVCPMGINLPKLILHVKGEYLKQVMKK; the protein is encoded by the coding sequence ATGGAGGTCTTGGCGCCACCGAATTGGGACGTCGCAATAAATAGGGCGAAGTTAGCCAACGTATCGGTTTTCGAAATACTAAAGAAACACCCATACCTACTGGACCTAGCTAAGGAGCTTAGGAAGGCGAAGGAGGAGGTAATTAAGAACTTCGATTATTACATAGACTTGACCAGGAAGTCTGTGGAAAAAATAGGCGGTAGGTTTTACCTCGCTGAAACGCCTGATGAGGCTAAGGAAATCGTGGGAAAAATCGTGGGTAATAGCAAGGTTATTGTTATGAGCAAGAATAACGTGGCTACTGAGACGGGGCTTAGGCCATACCTGGAGAAGCTGGGTAATGAGGTTTGGGAGACCGACCTTGGAGAATTCCTGGTGCAGGTGGCTAATGAGGAACCAAGTCATATACTTGCTCCAGCTCTTCACATGACCAAGGAGAGGATTGCCGAGGTAATGAAGGAGAAACTTGGAATCGAAGTTCCACCGGATCCAGTGGCAGTTGCGCAGAGGGCCAGGGAGTTCCTTAGGGATAAGTTCCTCAGGGCTAATGTGGGCATCACTGGGGCAAACGCCATAGCGGCTGACACGGGTGCCGTATTGCTCGTTGAAAATGAGGGTAACATAAGGATGACAAGCGTATTACCCCCAGTGCATATTGTGTATGACGGTATCGAGAAAATCGTACCCACACTATACTACGCAATGGTTGAGACACTCGTGCAGTCGGCATATGCTGGACTTTACCCGCCGACCTATGTGAATTTAACCGCTGGACCAAGTAGCACAGCTGATGTGGAGATGTTCAGGGTCTCTCCTGCCCAGGGACCCAAGGAGTTTTACATGATCCTACTTGACAATGGAAGAATGAAGGCAGCGAAGGATCCCGTGCTTTGGGAGATACTACTATGTGTAAGGTGCGGTCGATGCAGCATGCATTGTCCCACATACTGGGCCATAGGACCAAGATTTGGTAAGCCACCATACACAGGGCCGATGGGCATTCCATGGACTGCAGTAACTAGGGGCGTAACAGAAGCCGGCCCCGCAGCCATGTTATGCGCTCATTCAGGTAACTGCAAGGATGTTTGTCCAATGGGGATTAACCTACCTAAATTAATACTTCACGTTAAGGGTGAATACCTAAAACAAGTAATGAAGAAATAA